One window of Schistocerca cancellata isolate TAMUIC-IGC-003103 chromosome 9, iqSchCanc2.1, whole genome shotgun sequence genomic DNA carries:
- the LOC126100297 gene encoding cytochrome b-c1 complex subunit 6, mitochondrial-like, with product MSLKVAVPNVKAQEEAEEEEEQELVDPQQSLKEQCGEEKKCAAMYERYQACNDRVNSRSKTTETCTEELFDYLHCVDVCVSKQLFKFLK from the exons ATGTCGCTGAAAGTAGCTGTACCAAATGTTAAAGCCCAGGAAGAAGCCGAAGAGGAGGAAGAGCAGGAGCTAGTAGATCCTCAACAGTCActaaag GAACAGTGTGGAGAAGAGAAGAAATGTGCTGCAATGTATGAGAGATATCAAGCTTGCAATGATAGAGTAAATTCAAGAAGTAAAACGACGGAGACTTGCACTGAAGAACTGTTCGATTACCTTCATTGTGTGGATGTCTGTGTCAGCAAACAGTTATTTAAATTCCTTAAATGA